The nucleotide window GGGGTAAGTAAGATATCATTATATATAAATGTACTGACAGtgatatagatagatagatagatagatagatagatatatatatatattttggagATATAGATCGATTGATTGTTTGTCCGTCTGTGTCGCTACTGAAACTTTGTATTGTAATCGCGTAGGTATCATAGAATTATTTGCGGCCCTGAAAAGGGCCTTTTTGTATTTGCGTACTACGGTAATACATGCGTTAGTACATATTACACGATGTCGCGCGCGGCGGGCAGGCAGCGCAAGCAGCAGAGCGCTTAACCACCGAAACCGTAGAGGGTGCGGCCCTGACGCTTCAGAGCGTAGACGACGTCCATGGCGGTGACGGTCTTCCTCTTGGCGTGCTCGGTGTAGGTGACCGCGTCACGGATCACGTTCTCGAGGAACACCTTGAGAACACCGCGGGTCTCCTCGTAGATCAGACCGGAGATACGCTTGACGCCACCTCTGCGGGCGAGACGACGGATGGCGGGCTTGGTGATACCCTGGATGTTATCACGGAGCACCTTCCTGTGACGCTTGGCTCCTCCTTTCCCCAGACCTTTACCTCCCTTACCGCGACCGGTCATTGCGACTTTTAGTTGAGATTAGACTTCTCAGATTAGAATACACGGAACACGACACACGACTTGCGGCGCGCGTCGACACGAGTGGAATAACAGGCGAGCCACGACCTGGTGCGATATTTATACGCTTTACCCTATTGCGGGGCGACGGGGGACGGGGTTAGAGATATCGGagcattaatattttttgatttacttttcattcattcattcattcatgaaatatacatacttaatataatattgaTAAATAATTTCATATGATATGGTTATTTACATTCATTTTGgggatttaaataaatatctacttCATATTACTATTACAATAACTGCGACCGGCTCACGGAAGAGTGTAACTCTCTCTATTTCATTCTCCTCTAATATTTTTGTAAGCATTCAGTTAGTGGTAATAATTTTGTCGatatataaaatttgaattttctatcttGGTAAATCTATATTATTATGTCTTCACATACTTAGCGCGTAATATCATATCACGAATTTAATTCActttccttccttccttccttccttctttCCATTTTACTACACTACAAATTCTTATACTGGAAACAGGttcgtaaataaataatattattatttgtctcgtgtttcgcggttaattgtatatgtatatgtacataatatatatatatagagagAGGTATACTACATCACCAGTATAGTATACTAATAGTGATCGATCGATTTATCTTCGTTTATCAGTGTTAGTTCAAAGAAACATTTGTTAATTTTCGAATCATGTGTGGCCCTGAAAAGGGCCTTTTGATATATATGACGGAAGCGTCACGTTCGCATGTCCAGGCGCAAAACGCGtggtacaaaatatataatagaTATAATGTAACCGCCGTATATGCGTTCGCGCAGACTGCATTCGGTGACGTAGCTCCGTGCCGGTTTAGGCACGTTCACCGCGGATCCTGCGAGCCAGCTGGATGTCCTTGGGCATGATGGTCACACGCTTGGCGTGGATGGCGCACAGGTTGGTGTCCTCGAAGAGACCTACTAGGTAAGCCTCGCTGGCCTCCTGGAGAGCCATAACGGCAGAGCTCTGGAAGCGCAGGTCGGTCTTGAAGTCCTGAGCGATCTCACGCACCAGACGCTGGAAGGGCAGCTTGCGGATCAGAAGCTCGGTGCTCTTCTGGTAGCGACGGATCTCACGGAGGGCGACGGTGCCGGGCCTGTAACGATGGGGCTTCTTGACGCCCCCGGTGGCTGGCGCGCTCTTGCGGGCCGCCTTGGTGGCGAGCTGTTTACGGGGCGCTTTACCACCGGTGGATTTACGAGCGGTCTGCTTGGTACGGGCCATTTCGAAAAATTACTACGATACGCGTGTACGTTACGTTAACGAGTCACGAGAGGGAATAaacgaaaaattttttttctcgGGTCTTCGCACACTTTCGGCCGAAGGCCGAAAGTGGGTGGAGCCATTTCTGAGCTTCGCTCATTTTGGCGGAGGTCTCCTCGACTCTTCTTGGAGTCGGGCTCGGTAAAATCGGAATTGCACTCTTGTTTTCTTCTATTTTTctttatgtatatatatataaatatatttgtttgtTAGGGTTTATTGATGGATGTGCCTGCTTCTTCTTTGGTTGCTAGCTCTCGTGGCAGCGGCTTATGGCGTGTATTTGGCGGTCTGGTGTAGTGGGGGGCTATCTGGTTGAGATGATCGTGATGGGAATTGTCTGCTTTCTCGAACATGGTTTTGGCGATCTTTTGTATAAATGTGTCTATATTCTCCCACTTGAGGTCTTTTTGTATTACGTTGTTTCGCACAAATCTAGGGGCGTCTACTATGGCCCTAAGGACCTGGTTTTCCTGTGCTCTCAGTCTCTTTTTGTTTGTTTCGGAGGTCAATGCGAACCAGGCTGGCGCAGCATATGTCAGTCTTGACCTTACAtatgttttatatatatttaattttgtttttattgggAGTCTACTTTTAAATATTGGGTATAATTTACTTTTGGCTGTTTTGGTCCTATTAATTACTTCTGTTACTTGGTGTGTCATGGATAATTTTCTGTCTATTACAActcctagatatttaattttgggTGCCCAGTTTATTCTTTCTTTTAATAGTGTCAGTTTATCTGGTAAGTATCTTTGGCCGGTCATTAGGGCTTGAGTCTTGCTGACGTTCACTTTCAGCCTCCAATCATTGAGCCATTTAGGCAGGATGTCCAGTTGTTTTTGCATCTTGGCCGCTGCGTGCTGAGGGTTTATTGATGTGGAGAAAAAGGCCGCGTCGTCTGCATACAGACCTAGTTCTACCCCCTGGACCACCGGGATATCATCTGTGTACTTAGCGTAGCACACCGGCGATAAGCAGCTTCAACGAAAAATTGCCCCGCGAGCGTCTTTTATATGTGCTCGTCGTCGGAAAGGGACGGAGTTAGTGTCCGTGTGAGCGAGATAGGTCTATAAAATTCACATACACGTCCGTCCCCCATGCCATGCCCCTCTTCCTTTCTCACAAACACGATTTCTGATTACAATAACATTGttgaaatattaatactttttattatatacttacttacattttatatatatatttatttttaacaaatatgtgACCGATTTAAGTTAGCTAactcaacctaacctaacctaggagTTAGCTTATTAAATTCGGCAGAGTTAAGTTAGGTCTGGttcaaaataacaatatttgacaGAGTTAGGttagctaacctaacctaactccgcGGAACCTAACTTAATCTGACCTAACTCGAtcgaacctaacttaacctGACCTAACTCGAtcgaacctaacttaacctGACCTAACTCGATCgaactcacacacacacactcaacTCGaacttattataatatttttttttttaattacataactCAAACGTAACCTAACTTcgcgaaacctaacctaacctaacttattTAGTAATTGTAACTTGATTAGCAATTTTaatataacaaaacttccgtgagagacacggacatattaaatatatattaagaacggttcactcgcgtattttaagtcgaaaaaaaaaaaaaaaaaaaaaaaaaaacgctcgGAATGTGAAACACCGCCGTACCGAGGAGTATCATCAGGTGCTTGCACTTGCTTTTGGAGGATACATgagtaatatatttaattgtaactTGAACCtaacctatattattattacatacgtgttgattggtaatgtgtaaacaaattatatttaattgatttttatCGACCGATTGACACCGTATGCACGGTTAGAAACTTcctatattattttctgaaCGTATTTGTGGCCCTGAAAAGGGCCTTTTTGGTTGATGTACAAACCACACTCTCAAAGCGTGTCGTGTGTCGTCGCAATACGAACTACCTAAACCCATTACACTAAAAGTGTATTGAGAAGACAGCAGACCGCATACGTACGAGGAACGACGTACGCTTACTTGGAGCTGGTGTACTTGGTGACGGCCTTGGTGCCTTCACTGACGGCGTGCTTGGCGAGCTCACCGGGCAGCAAGAGCCTCACGGAGGTCTGCACCTCCCTGCTGGTGATGGTGGACCTCTTGTTGTAGTGAGCGAGGCGGGAGGCCTCGGCGGCGATGCGCTCGAAGATATCGTTCACGAACGAGTTCATGATCGACATGGCCTTGCTGGAGATACCGGTGTCGGGGTGGACCTGCTTGAGCACCTTGTAGATGTAGATGGCGTAGCTCTCCTTGCGCTTATGCTTCTTCTTTTTCTTAGAGTCCGACTTGGAGATGTTCTTCTGGGCCTTGCCGGATTTCTTGGCGGCCTTACCGCTAGTCTTGGGTGGCATTGTGATATACTTAGTTAGTTAGATGCTTACAGTACGAGAGTCGAACTGGAAAtgtaaaaatttttttaggaTCGCTATTTTTGTTAGCGCAGCGAACGGGAAATAGGGGATTAAAGATCGAGCGTCGCGCTCGCGGTATCTCGACCAATAGCGTTCGTGTATCATTAGTATCGTCGTCGATCGGCATGGTGGGGAGTGCGAGCGCGTGTTGATATTACTTTACTTACATATTAATTagtcatattattaataaataaatatcacccGCCTGATGTGCGATGtatgataaataataataataatgagttaACTAACCaaccaaaatatatttgaaatcgtAGCTTATTTGATAactattgttgttgttgttgttgttgttgttgttgttgttgttgttgttgttacaaGTGACACATTGCTGTAGCTGAGCAAGTAGGTGTAATATCTGTCTGCTGAGCCATCCATCACAGCATAATTGAAAGTCTAGAGAGTCGGAGGACACATAGAGACAATaaacgtaataaataataaaaagggGATGAGTGTGTATACATTCCGCCAAATATTTCTCTACGAATATCGAATATAAGTATCTATCTAATCTCATtataattcattcataatttataGATC belongs to Cydia splendana chromosome 26, ilCydSple1.2, whole genome shotgun sequence and includes:
- the LOC134803209 gene encoding histone H2B, which codes for MPPKTSGKAAKKSGKAQKNISKSDSKKKKKHKRKESYAIYIYKVLKQVHPDTGISSKAMSIMNSFVNDIFERIAAEASRLAHYNKRSTITSREVQTSVRLLLPGELAKHAVSEGTKAVTKYTSSK